The Solidesulfovibrio sp. DNA window TGCGCATGGTCACCATGGCGCCGATGGCCTTGCTGTCCAGAAACGCCACCCGGCCAAGGTCGAGGAGCACGTCCCGGGCTTTGCTCGTCTCGAAGCGCAACAGCACCGCGTCCTTGAATTCCTCGCTCACCGTGTGGTCGACTTCCGGGGCGAGCACTTCCACCAGAAGGCACGTGCCTTCAAGGCCCATTGTCAGATCCATGGGGACCTCGTGCGATTTCGCCCATAACGCCAGGCGGTTGTGAACAGCCTACCCGTCACCCGCCGCCGGCCCGCCCGCCAGCGCCGCCGCGCAGGCCTCGCGCCAGGCCGGCAGGCGCCCGGACAGGCCCGACGCGGCCAGATACAGTTCGTCCAGGGGATTGATGGCATATCCCCGGTGGATGACCACCAGTTCGTGCTCCAGGCGGTTGGCCACGTGCACGGCCAAAAGCGGCGAAAACCCGGCCCGGCGGTCGCGGCCGGGCTCGTGGTGCAGGTAGACCGCCCGCACCACCGGGTCCTCGACGCCCCAAAGCCCCAGCAAATAGGCCCCGACCTCGGCGTGGGAGGCCCCGAACACCTGCCGCTCCATGTCGAGGATGGTGCCCTGCCCGTCCTGGCAGGCGGCGATGACCTCGCGGTAGGCCTCGGGGAAGTTGGTGGCCATGACCAGCTTGCCCACATCGTGCAGGAGTCCGGCGATGTAGCCGTGTTCGCGGGCCTCGGCCGAGGCGCCCTCCAGTTCCGCGATCGCCCGGGC harbors:
- a CDS encoding STAS domain-containing protein encodes the protein MDLTMGLEGTCLLVEVLAPEVDHTVSEEFKDAVLLRFETSKARDVLLDLGRVAFLDSKAIGAMVTMRKAAAGRGGRLGIFGLHPHVEKIIRVVTLGTLFEAYPDRETALSRLCG